A single window of Microbispora hainanensis DNA harbors:
- a CDS encoding mandelate racemase/muconate lactonizing enzyme family protein encodes MKIISVDTLVVDFYRTNLVIVRVTTDEGIVGLGEATLEGKERAVQGAIAEVAEAVVGLDPTRISGILYELARDWYWRGGPVIMTALSSLEMALWDISARELGVPVSRLLGGATRDRVRAYANGWFSGAVTPEDYAAAARRTVDSGFRGLKWDPFENFDLTITSRQLDRVLAQIDAVRSAVGRDVELFIEGHGRFDVRHAIKVAREIAQFDPVWFEEPCPPDNLDALVDIRRASPVPIAAGERWFGRQGFAPAIARQAVDFVQPDVTHAGGIAELAFISTLAATSYVGFAPHNPSGPLSTAATLQLGATLPNFRYLEIMATDVPWRPEITNERLVLTKEGDVIIPTGIGLGIELDLEAIARHPFTPHPLRMFRDAVFDIRPSDERSFFNLGDDV; translated from the coding sequence ATGAAGATCATCTCGGTCGACACCCTCGTCGTCGACTTCTACCGCACCAATCTCGTGATCGTCCGCGTCACCACCGACGAGGGGATCGTCGGACTCGGCGAAGCGACCCTGGAGGGCAAGGAGCGCGCCGTCCAGGGGGCCATCGCCGAAGTCGCCGAAGCCGTGGTGGGGCTCGATCCCACCCGTATCTCCGGCATCCTGTACGAGCTGGCCAGAGACTGGTACTGGCGAGGCGGCCCGGTCATCATGACCGCGCTGAGCTCGCTCGAAATGGCACTGTGGGACATCTCGGCACGGGAGCTCGGTGTCCCGGTCTCCCGGCTTCTCGGCGGCGCCACCCGGGATCGCGTTCGCGCCTATGCCAACGGCTGGTTCTCGGGAGCCGTCACGCCGGAGGATTACGCGGCCGCCGCGAGGAGGACCGTCGACAGCGGCTTCCGCGGTCTCAAGTGGGATCCCTTCGAGAATTTCGACCTGACGATCACATCCCGGCAGCTGGACCGCGTGCTCGCGCAGATCGACGCTGTCCGCTCTGCCGTCGGGCGCGACGTCGAGCTGTTCATCGAGGGCCATGGCCGGTTCGACGTCCGCCACGCCATCAAGGTCGCACGTGAGATCGCGCAGTTCGACCCGGTGTGGTTCGAGGAGCCGTGCCCGCCGGACAACCTCGACGCCCTCGTGGACATCCGCCGGGCGTCTCCGGTGCCCATCGCCGCCGGAGAGCGATGGTTCGGCCGGCAGGGTTTCGCGCCGGCGATCGCCCGCCAGGCGGTCGACTTCGTCCAGCCGGACGTGACGCACGCCGGCGGCATCGCCGAACTGGCCTTCATCTCGACGCTCGCCGCGACCAGCTACGTCGGGTTCGCCCCGCACAATCCCAGCGGGCCGCTGAGCACCGCGGCGACACTGCAACTCGGGGCGACCCTGCCCAACTTCCGATACCTGGAAATCATGGCGACCGACGTGCCATGGCGCCCGGAGATCACCAACGAACGACTCGTGCTCACGAAGGAGGGCGACGTCATCATCCCGACAGGGATCGGACTCGGCATCGAACTCGATCTCGAGGCGATCGCGCGGCACCCCTTCACACCCCACCCCCTGCGGATGTTCCGGGACGCCGTCTTCGACATCCGGCCCTCGGACGAGCGGTCCTTCTTCAACCTGGGAGATGACGTATGA
- a CDS encoding fumarylacetoacetate hydrolase family protein — translation MSRASSEAYPAEADWFGTAADALPDDAEESILIGRIWDPGVEGPSPIVVRDGDVFDISAEFPTIRDVCELPDPAAVVSRLDGRRVGSFGDVLANTGAADRDRTRPWLLAPVDLQALKAAGVTFAVSMIERIIEERARGDLLLAADIRQRILAGLGADLHGLSPGSEEATRLKDLLVAEGIWSQYLEVGIGPDAEIFTKGQILSAMGTAVPVGVLAASTWNNPEPEVALIVQSSGRIVGATLGNDVNLRDVEGRSALLLPRAKDNNASCALGPLIRLFDERFDLERVRGLVVGLDIEGVDGFRLETVSEMARMSRDPEALVRQMIGPHHHYPDGAVLMLGTMFAPIQDRDRPGEGFTHKVGDIVRISSGALGTLVNRVRHAEECEPWNFGVRDLMGNLVKRGLL, via the coding sequence ATGAGCCGGGCATCGTCCGAGGCGTACCCCGCCGAGGCCGACTGGTTCGGCACGGCCGCCGACGCGCTGCCGGACGACGCCGAGGAGAGCATCCTGATCGGCCGGATCTGGGATCCCGGCGTCGAAGGGCCGTCACCCATCGTCGTCCGCGACGGCGACGTCTTCGACATCAGTGCCGAGTTCCCGACGATCCGCGACGTCTGTGAACTGCCGGACCCTGCCGCGGTGGTGTCCAGGCTCGACGGCCGGCGGGTCGGCAGCTTCGGTGACGTGCTCGCCAACACCGGAGCCGCGGACCGGGACCGCACCCGGCCCTGGCTGCTCGCACCGGTCGACCTCCAGGCGCTCAAGGCCGCCGGGGTGACCTTCGCCGTCTCGATGATCGAGCGCATCATCGAAGAACGGGCCCGCGGCGACCTGCTGCTCGCGGCGGACATTCGCCAGCGGATCCTCGCCGGCCTCGGAGCCGACCTGCACGGCCTGTCACCGGGCTCGGAGGAGGCGACCCGGCTGAAGGATCTCCTCGTCGCCGAGGGCATCTGGAGTCAGTACCTGGAGGTCGGGATCGGACCGGATGCCGAGATCTTCACCAAGGGTCAGATCCTCTCGGCCATGGGAACCGCGGTCCCCGTCGGCGTACTCGCCGCCTCGACCTGGAACAACCCTGAGCCCGAAGTGGCGCTCATCGTCCAGTCGAGCGGCCGGATCGTGGGGGCGACCCTCGGCAACGACGTGAACCTCCGTGATGTCGAGGGCCGATCCGCGCTGCTGCTGCCAAGGGCGAAGGACAACAACGCCTCGTGCGCGCTGGGGCCGCTGATCCGGCTCTTCGACGAGCGGTTCGACCTGGAACGGGTACGCGGCCTCGTGGTGGGCCTGGACATCGAGGGCGTGGACGGCTTCCGCCTTGAGACCGTCTCGGAGATGGCGCGGATGTCACGTGATCCGGAGGCGTTGGTGCGGCAGATGATCGGCCCGCATCATCACTATCCCGACGGCGCGGTCCTCATGCTCGGCACCATGTTCGCGCCGATCCAGGACCGCGACCGCCCCGGCGAGGGGTTCACGCACAAGGTCGGCGACATCGTCAGGATCAGCTCCGGCGCGCTCGGCACCCTGGTGAACCGCGTGCGGCACGCCGAGGAGTGCGAGCCATGGAACTTCGGAGTCCGCGATCTCATGGGGAATCTCGTGAAGAGGGGACTCCTGTGA